Proteins from a single region of Nomascus leucogenys isolate Asia chromosome 2, Asia_NLE_v1, whole genome shotgun sequence:
- the DCTPP1 gene encoding dCTP pyrophosphatase 1, with protein sequence MSVAGGEIRGDTGGEDTAAPGRFSFSPEPTLEDIRRLHAEFAAERDWEQFHQPRNLLLALVGEVGELAELFQWKTDGEPGPQGWSPRERAALQEELSDVLIYLVALAARCRVDLPLAVLSKMDINRQRYPAHLARSSSRKYTELPHGAISEDQAVGPADIPCDSTGQTST encoded by the exons ATGTCTGTGGCCGGTGGGGAGATTCGTGGGGACACGGGGGGAGAGGACACTGCTGCTCCCGGCCGGTTCAGCTTCAGCCCGGAGCCCACGCTCGAGGACAT CCGCCGCCTCCATGCTGAGTTTGCTGCAGAACGAGACTGGGAACAGTTCCATCAGCCTCGGAACCTCCTCCTGGCCTTGGTTGGGGAAGTGGGGGAGCTGGCAGAACTCTT TCAGTGGAAAACCGATGGGGAACCTGGCCCCCAAGGCTGGTCCCCCAGGGAACGGGCAGCCCTTCAAGAGGAGCTTAGTGACGTCCTCATCTACCTGGTGGCATTAGCAGCCCGCTGCCGTGTGGATCTGCCACTAGCAGTGCTCTCCAAAATGGACATCAACCGGCAACGCTACCCAGCCCATCTGGCCCGCAGCTCTTCCCGCAAGTATACAGAATTGCCCCATGGGGCCATTTCTGAAGACCAGGCTGTGGGGCCTGCGGACATTCCCTGTGACTCCACAGGCCAGACCTCAACCTAG